TACACACGGTGTCGGCTGTTTGTTCCGGTATGTGGTAGTTATTGTTTGAAGATCTGAATGCTTAGCTATACATGGAAATTTGCTTGACTGTGCTTTTATTCTGATgctctttagcttaccttgtacGGTGTATTAATTATTACGGCTTCATAATCCTTGTCTTTCATGTTACAGCTCGTGTTATCACTGACAGAGAGACTGGAAGGTCTAGAGGGTTTGGTTTTGTGAGCTTCGCCAGCGGCGAGGATGCAAAGAGTGCTGCAGAAAACATGGACGGCAAGGTGAGTCAAAACCAGAGTACCAGACATGTGTGCTGTTGTACTTTAATATGGAGTTAAACTTCTGCCATTTAGATGCTTATCAGGGTTTGATAATTTTCACCATGTACTAATACACCTTGTTAATTATTATTTCAAAGTTTTGTGCCTGCCTGTAGCCAAATTGCCTAGGCCTGATACTGATGCCATGCTTCACTGGCCACTACTTTTAAGGATCTAATGTCCATCCAATGCTTTGCAGGAGCTTGCGGGGAGGAATGTCCGTGTGAACTTCGCCAACGAGCGACCTtcgggtggtggcggcggcggcttctctcgtggcggcggtggctatggaggtggtggcggcggctaTGGTGGCGGTGGCTTTGGTGGTGGTGGCGGATACGGtggtggccgtggtggtggtggcggcggctatGGTGGTGACCGTGAGTCCTACTAAGAAGAGCACTGGCTATCAAATTTAAAATAATGAGTTTTTAGGACAGTGTCTTGATTATGTGGAACCTAATGTTACGTCTGTCTGTTATCTGCGATAGTTGAACTCAATAGGGGCAGAGATGTGGTTCTATGTTATTTTTGGTTTTGCTTTTTTCTTGATGATGCAAGAGTTAATTTGTGTATGCTGCTTCGAGGCTTGGATGAGTCTCAAGGAAGTTTCATGCATTTTGCCGTATGTTGCGCTGTGTACTTGTAGAGAATGATTGCGTATGTTAGTGTGATCATAAATTCTCTTAGCATTACATTCAAATATTAAGATCTTAGCTAGAAATTTGGTAATGGTACCAGACTACGAGTGGCGTATTTTCTCTTGTGTTGTATGCTGCCAAATAATAACCACAAGCAGATAGGCCTACAAGCTACCAGTGGAGAATTAATGAAGACTCACTATATATGCGTCGAATCTATATTTGAGTGGCCATCCCACCTTGTCCCTTAAATGTCCATTTTTAAGTCTGTGACACTAAAAATATATATTATAAAACGGCATAATTTAGATATTTCAAATGCAAATATTACAACAGAGATTTTCAATAGGTTTGTTGAATCCACAGCTTCTAAATTCAACGAGTTAGAATCACATCTCACGCATTATGTGCCCCTTGCTCCATCCAACTCCATTGCGCCCCTTGAGCTCCATCCAACAAGGTACAAGCGTAAATCACAGGTTCATCGGCAGCGCGTCCTATACAATTTGACGATTGTCAAGTTGTAACATTGAGTGAATCAACGAATTGACTGGCATGTAGAGCAACAAAACGCACAACTTATGATCTTCATTGAGTGAATCAACGAATTGACTGGCATGTAGAGCAACAAAACGCACAACTTATGATCTTCATGGTTGACGAGCCTGATGGTGACATTGTCTTCACTCGTGCAATCGCATCACAAAACTTCATGACTGAGTCAAAGATGGTGTACCACCGATGATTCACGTGCAAGTTGTAGGGTGTGATTTTTTTCCTCATGAAACAAAGCATGCATGTTTTGCCAAAAGGTCAAGTCCCCTTCCCTTATGCCTACAAAGCCCGTAGATACGAGGTTCCACGCACGCAAACAACTCATCCTTCCCGAGTATCCCAGCGTCATTTTACTTTTGAAACAACACGAAAGGCAACAAAAAAGCTCAATGACATTTGACCAAACACCTGTCGGGTGTGGTGTATGTCATGAACGACGTCAGTAGAGGGACGAAGAGTACCTATCCGCGGACTGATTCTGGGTGGACAGCGGCATAGTCCAGGCGGGTAGGCGTGTAGGTGGGGGCTGCAAACGTCCGAGAATGCCTGGTCAGAGGCCAGGGAGGTACATATGAGTCGGCAGATGAGGAGGGTGCATATGCGAAGTAAGGGAACTCATGAACGGAGTGGAAGAACAATGGGACGGGGAAGAGATTTGAGTGGGTCAAGGATGTCAGAGTCCTACATGACGGCGGTCCAGATGGGTACCGCGTTGAATGGCAAATTGCGACCGAACAGCTCGATCTGAACAGTTGTATGTGTTTTGAGGGTCCGCTTTAAAGATGCATTAAACACTGATATGTGTTACTTAAAAGAAATTCAGGTGGACATTATAAAGTTGAAGCCACAAAAAAGACTGACAAAAGCCAGAATCAAACATCTGAGGCCATCTGCGTCACTCGCGAACTGATGGCGAAAATTTCGAATTCATCTGGATTTTCTGTGATTTTAGAGCGAGGCCCCAAAGAGTGCGACAGACAGAGTAGCGCACGCGCGTGCACTGACGTTCTGACGAAGCTGTAGTGTAAACCCTACCTATACTCGGCAGTAGCGCGGACGTCGCAGACAGAGAGGAGGCTCGAGAAACAGAGCAGACGCCATGGATCCGCCGCACCCTCCGCACGACCACCGGCTCCACCTCCGCCTCGACCCCGGCCACCACCACCGCATCCACGTCCACCTCCGCCACCACGCCGCCCacctcctccccgccgccgctccctgtgcccaccaccaccaccaccacacatCGGTTCCTCTTCCTCGTCCCCACCCGCTTCCCCACCCACCGGCCGCGGCGGAAGGACCACTCCCCGGGCCGCAGGGAGAGGCGGCGAGGGACGCGGAGGAGCCGGCGCCGCAGGCGGAGCGAGGAGAGGAAGTTTACCTCGGGCAGGAAGGGtgggcagaggaggaggaggagccggtgTTCGTCCTGACGGAGGAGTGGGCCGAGTTCTTCGCCAAGGCCGACGCCAAGAGGAGGCTGGGTAAGCCGCCTTGCTCTCTCCCTCGCTAATTTCTCCCCAATCCGTCATGCTTGTTCGATAACTTTTGTGTCTTCTGCAACTCTGTTGGTTCTGCAGCCAAGCAGCAGAGGAAGAACCGGAAGAAATAGGAGCGCCGCGGCTCAAGCGACGATGGAGTTGGAGATGCAGACCGGACAGGGGCCCGGCTTACCAGAACTTTTGATGCTTCGGATTTTGTTTTACGAGGGAAGGCATTTTGCGAGAGGAGATGACATTATTCAAAATACTTCTGGCTCTTGATCAGCTCAGCGGGCAGTATTCGCAGCATACCTGATGCTCCGCGTTGAGAAATTCTGTTTCGAGAGGGAGTTTGGTTTTTGCCTTTTAAGAATACGCCAAAACGGAATTTTATATCCGAATAGTAATAATCATAAAGGAAAACAGTGTTTTTGCGTGTAATAACTCTAGTTTGGCAGCAAAGTTTTTTCTAAACTGTGGTAATTGAAAACCACAGTATTACTCTGGGTAGGCAAAGAATACTATGGTTTTCTAAAACCAATGTTTTTCTCAGTTTTACTTGTGTTTGGTTGCTGCTGTTTAACCAAAGTTTTGACTAAGTATTTTAGCGTGGGTGACTGAGTAATTAGCGCTGCTAACGGCTGCCGGCTGCATGCAGCTGCCATGCATACATAATACCATCCTAGGATCAGTCAGCTAGATTGAAGAAATGCCATCCTAGGAGTAGTCAACTAGATTGAAGTAATACAATCCTAGGAGCGTGTTGCCATTATATGTCTATATACGTGCATGTACTTTGAGCCGGTCCTAAATTCTTTGTGCGCGTACATACGCCATTTATACTGAATCGGCTAgctagctactccctccgttccgaaatatttgtttttctagtcatttcaaatggactaccacatacggatgtatgtagacatattttagagtgtagattcacttattttgctctgtatgtagtcatttgttgaaatatctacaaagacaaatatttaggaacggagggagtagtatatataACCTGCTGCTTATGAGTGTTCTCCAAAAGGATCAATCAATCTAATCTGTGCGCTACTCGCCGGAAATACATAGGCAGCCAAGGACTCGAGAAATAGCTTGCTGCCAAGAGAGTGTTCTCCCttgtggtgagcttgattcagTCATGGCACTGCAGAGAAGAGATGGAGACTCGCACGTGACACGCCAGCTGAAAGATAAACTAATCAAACTGAATCGGCTATAACCAGGAGATATAATATGGTCGTTTACCATATAAGAGAAAGAGGGAAAATATGATCGGATCGCTCTGAATATTCTTACCTCGAGTAGACGGCAACGTCAAGTGCGATCTCCCAGAAGATTTCTCTCCGTTCTGTTAAAAAAAAAAGGTCAGGACCTCTTTTCCGAATACTGCAAAAAGACCATGGTTTCTAGCATAATGTGGTTTACAAAACTTTGGTTTTTTCTAAAACCAAACGCAGCAAAGTATTCAAAACCATGGTATTTTTCAGAAACCACGGTATTCTCAGAAAACTTAAAAAAAACTTTGCTGCCAAACGCAGCCCAGTTTGTTTTCTGGTTTACCGCGTTGCGATTATTCAAGCAGGCACGCTGTTAGTAGAAAACAAGTTCTCTCTCGTCCATGGACAGGTACTGCGCCTCACCATTGACCCCGCAACAAACGAACTAAACGGTTGGGGAATTGGGGTTTGCAAGACGCCTTTCAAAATTTGGCAGCACACTTGACGATTACCAAAATCTTTTTTTTTTGCGTGTTGAATTACCCAAATCTTGTAACGCAAACTGGCACCTATCTGAATTGCTCAAGTAGATGAAATCACACAGGCACTAGGGTCAGAGCCAGGATTTAGACACAGGGGGCGAGACGACCCTGAAGCCAGAAATACTTTGTGCCTCACAATTTAGTGAAAACAAGAATTATATCTAGATATCGCCCACATTTGTCTTTGCCTGGACACACACAAAATATTTGCAGCCGGGGCGTGTCTAGCTATAGCTAATACTGCTGAACAATTTGCACATATGTTGCCGCAGATGAAATTGATAATCAAACCATTCCAAAATATGAGATGAAGTACTTTGCTACAAAACATTCTCCTCATCGTTTTCTGCCACTGTAGGATGAACACATCTCCTCATGCTTGTTTACAGCAAATTCGTCTAGGATAATATGGCCCACAGTTTTGTTGCTCGTCATTCTACGTTACAATGTTATAACAGCTTGTATAATCAATCGACCATATGGCCCAGATGCCTGTTCCTTGCACAATGACATTTTTCATAACAGTGCATCTGGACAGCGACACTGTGTAGCATCGATGAAGTACAGCTGAAGGACACATCTGAAGGATTGAGACATACACGCTGAATGTTTCAAATATGTCCAGATAGATCTTCCTGCTACAACAAAGCACTCTTGTTCGCAGGTGATCATGCACATCCTCGAGGTGAAACCATGTCATGTGGCAGTGATCAAAAGTCCTGCAAGAACCTATTTCCGATGCTTTCTTCTTGCTTCAGTTCTTGGCCTCTTTTCCTCTTCCCGTTCTCTATCATGCGTTCTGCAGTTTAAAGGTTTGTTAGAGAAACAAAACTTATATTTAAAAAAGGTTTATACCAAAAAACGCGGCTCAAGCAGATGCTTCATTACAGAACTGGAAAGGAAAAACCATCCTAGTAATCATCTTTCTACAGATTTATTTATATATACCTCTGCTACATATTTAAGGTAACTAGGTAAGACATTAAGCTTACTCATAACAATGTGATTACTCTCTTTTCTATATGTAACTCAGAAATTCATTAAAATCTCAAGCTCGTATTAAAGCCAAAACAAGGATTAACACAATTTTAAATACATAAATCAGAATTCATGCAGAATCAGGCCGTTAAAATATGCTTCAAGACAACAAAGTGATGCAAGAATATGTTGCATTTTACATGTGTAAGCTTTCAGTGCTCACTTCCTTTAGGACACTCTTGCACACAAGGGGAAAAAAGAGAGTAATACCAATTTTGCATACACATTGATCTTGGTTTTTGCTAGCTAGGATTTAACAGTATCACCCATGACAACTAAATAGGTGATAAATACCATAATTCTCAACACATTACTCCGCTGAACTGTTTGTGTCATGTAGCTATTTGTACGGTCTAATAAAATGACAGTTTTTAGTTGCATGTTTCTCTATAATTCATTATTGCACACGAGTATTTATACTTTTCAATTGTTGAACCACCTTCGAGGCAGCTTTCGCAATATTGCTAGCTTAAGTGGTTAGTTGCCAGCCACACCATACCTTAAGTGCATGACACCatctccgtcccaaaataagtgacttagtgtaaagttgagtcacttattttgggacggagggagtacaatttaGGAAGGTGAAATGGTGGATTTTCAACATTCTCTACCTGCATAACGACTAGTAACCTGGGAATACAATCATTATTTTATTTGACTAAATATTTCTTCAATTTAGGAAGGTAAAATGGGCTACAATTTGCACGAGATATTGATCGTTCCCATAAAACAGACCGTGTGTTTCACATGACAGCTAAGGTATAAAGAACACAGCAAAGTGAAAAATGTTATAAACTGTAGGAAAGCGTGCATGCTTAGTTCAATGAGATCCTCATTTCCAAACTTACTGGTCAGTCTCTCTACGACTTGTCTTGCTTATTGAATCCTTGGCATGCATCCTAGGGAGGTCATCAGCATGTGACGGCCGATGCTGTGAAATAACGCcctttctttctctctctcgtATTTCAAATTGCGAGTTACCAGCTCCAAGGCTCGGAGGCTGTGGAGCAGAAGGTGCATATTCCCCAGCTTCTAAAGCAGACTGATCTCTCTTAATTTTTCGCCGTTTGGATGCACTATTAGGGTCACTATCTTCCTTCATAGTATTACCTTTGTCCCTATCCATGTCATCTACCTATAAAAATAACATAGCATTAGAGATCAAGCAAAAATGTTCGGTTACACAATGCAAGATCCCAAGAGGAGTGATTGCATGCCAAGTCTGAGCACAAGACACAAATGGCTTTTATCGATATAGCTTAACTAGTGAGCAAAAATTGATCAAAATCAGAGAAGAGTATCAGAGAGTGAAGACATATATAGATATAACTGAACTAGTGAGCAAAACTTGATCACAAATCACAGAAGAGTATTAGGGACTGAAGACATATATCGATATAACTGAACTAGTGAGCAAAAATTGATCACAAATCACAGAAGAGTATTAGGGAGTGAAGGCATATTTACCCTGCTTGATGAAACATCCCTATCTTCACGCTTTCTATCCCGGAGATCTTCCTCTCTTCTGTGCTTCCCATCATCCTGCGACAGCGGAACATTCTCCTCCACGTGCCACCTTTCTTTCTCATCATGCCTGGGAGACAACCGCTGAGTATGTCTGGTGCTTCCACCCCTTCGGTCACCATCTTCATCTCTTCGGTTAGCAGCGACTGATTGGGGTACAAAACTAGTTGGaagaggtggaggtggtggcaaGCTTTGCCCTCTGAACCGTTCATCAGAAGTATGTGCCCGGTCTATGGAGGGCTCAGCATGCTTAATTTTGCCTCTCTCCTTATTCCTGTCTTCTCTTCCTTTTTCAGGAACCCTGTCCGTCCCTCTGTCTTGCATCCTTTCAATAGAATGTTCTCTCCTTTCCAATGATCTGTCTGTTGGTCTCTCAACCACGTCTTCTCCACGTCGCCTCTCAGTCCGATCTGTTTTTTCTCTATGGTCTCTGTCGTATTTCTCATCAAACTTCTCTTTTAATTTCTCTGTCCGAATTATGTTTTGTTCCTCATTATTACCTCTCTCATGATCCACAGAATGGAATTTATCTACTGATCGCAAGTCCATTCTTTTCTCTTTGTCTGTATGTTCTGTTAAGTCATCATCCCGGCCTTCAATTTCTCCTTTTCTTCGTTTACCTGTTCTCTCTTGTTCTTCAACGGGAACAGATTTTTTTTGCCGTTTCACGGTAGAATCAACCAACTCAATAGATTCACCTTCACCGGTGGGATTAGCTGTTGCATCATTATGTGCAGCCAACACCGTTGACCTTTGGGAGGATGCTGATACCTTCCGTGGTGCTGGATGTACATTACCGTTGGTGCCACCCAACGAACTAGTGGGATTAGTATCCAGCCCACCATCAGCTGGCTGAGACAATACTTCTCTGTCAGCAGGAATAGTAGAGACTTCTTGATTAAGAACCCTGCTGGTAATTTTCCCAGGTTTTGCATCTTCCTTCACCAAATCATGCTTAGATACCTTTGCAGCATTGTGTGCATCACGCTTTTGTGGTGCTCTTGTCTGTTGTCATAAAAACTATTAGAAACAATGCAAAGTTGCAAACTATCCAGCACAAAATTGCTCATTGGTCACTGCTATGCTCCATGAAATAACGAAGGACTATAAATTGAAGACGTGCTATCAAGAAACACCTGAATCCGTTGTTttgaaagaaagaaagaaagaagaagaaaaaagaggcgGTTCACAATTTAAAAAAATCCTAAAAATTTACATGTGGAAATACTTTTATCTACTTGCAAATATTTGTGAAGTGCATTTATTTGTCGtctggagaaaaagacaaggatgAAGGACTAAAATAGACATTATTTTTGAACCAAAATGCTAATTTTTGCACAAAGATGTATAGATGCACATACTATTGCCATATGCACCCTTTTAAGAAAAAAGATTAATTCAAAAAACTGTTGTCACTCTCCACATGATAAACTGAGAGGTACCTCAGATTCTGCAGCAGGCTTCAAAACTTTAACTCCCTCATCAGACAAAAGTTTTGGAGGTTCATCTGCACCACGTGCAGGTCCTGAAACTTTTCCTTGTGCAGAGGACGATTGCATTTGACTATCAGATCCATTTGCAGTCGAGGCATTCTTCTTATTATATAGAGCATCAGGCTTCATTGCATTTTCTGACCTTTCATGCCTACCTTCTGTAGATTTTGCACGAAGGCTGCGATCttttgccgttgagggatctgcaGACTGATTTCCTGTACGAGATCCAAGGAACAGTTACGCTCCAGCTAATCATAGTGGTCCGACAAAAAATAAAGCCTTCTGCATCTTCCATTTACCAGGAATAGGTTTTGCAGGCACTGGCTTCAGATCAAGGTGACCCATACCAAACTCTTCTTCAGATAGCCATGAACTCTGCATAATAATTGGGCATTCCACACATACATCTCATAACATACGCAGGTGGTTGTCTCCTGATAGGGAGAAAAAAGGCACCAGTCAAGATGTAACACTTACCTTGCGAGCTGCCAGAGCAGCAGCTACACCAGTGGCCAGTACTTTCAGGTCTTCCCTCTCATCCCCCTTTAGCTTCGCAACCTGGTAAACATATTTGTGAGTAATAGCCCAACAGCATATCACAAATGGTGACTACTGATGTACTTACCCTTTTCTCGATGTTGATACCGCTTTTTCGAATCACAGGAAAAATACTAGTTATCTTTGTGAGCACAATAAGGGCGTTTCTAATTTCCATGTATTCTTTTGATTCCATACATTGATTAAGCACCTTGGTAATTCTTGTACTCCACTTATAATGGACCTTTGAAAAGCACAGAAAAAAGATGTTAAAAAGCACATGTGAAGAATATAGCAGTAAAACATAAATTTTTGGATACTAGACATTCACATGTCTTTTTTGTTAATTCAGGCGACATGAACAAAATCTACGAAAAATGCGGCACATGACAATAATATATACTATAGAGTCCATGAAACCATGCTAAATTTATGCCTGTTCAAGAAACAGAAATTTCACCAACAAAAATGGGCAGATGCGTATCAAACTATCAATGGAAAGTATGCAGTGGATCATTTTGTACAGACACATTTAAACATTATGGGGAACTTGCAGGATTAACATTTTATTCTCTTTAAATAAAAAAGCCAGCAACACAATTCCCAAACTGAACTCTGACATGTTTGGCATGATAAATAACAGATGGGGCCTACTTACTAAGAATGAGCTTTCCTTCGCAAAAATGTGGCAAGATAACTCATTCTTAGCAAGCAGAGTACAAAGATTTTATGTCTTATGTCCTCTTTGTGCGGAATTAAGGTGAAGTATCTGTAACCTGGAACTAGCATAGTTGCTCAAAAAATCGTATAAAAATCACCAACACAAAATGTGCCATTATATGGGGCATTGGAGCCACCAGATTTAGATGAATGAGTCTGGGTTCCTCTAACATAGTTTGTGAATTTGTGAACTAGTTCATTTGCAAAATTGTAAATCCATTAAACTAGTCCATCAAAATCTGGTGTGCCAACAGCTCACACTTAAGAGTTGAGTCGGCATCTAAACATGGTTTTGCGTATTAGTATTCCTCACATGATTAACTCCTGAACTGAGATAGGACGGAACTTACTGTTTTTATGCACTATCTATGGGGCCTCTGTGGCAAAATATCTAGTGCAAAAGTATTATGTTTGAAGTAATTTTAGAAGGTGACAACACGCATAAACTACATAATAGACTTATTTCCTATGCACAAAAGAAGTTTACTTGTGCACAAAATTGTGCTTTCATACTACAGATCGCCCTTAGGAACTCTTATGAATTGTGATATCACCATATCATGCAAGTTGAGGACAAGTTAGTCCTAAATTTTAGAAATGGCGATCAAAGCAAAAAACAGGGTATCTATGTTTTGATCACTATTTCTAAAATTTTAGGACTAAGCTGTACTAAAGGAAATCATAAACATGCAGAACTTAATTATGCGACACACATAACTTCAAGGAGTGTGTAAAGCATACTTTAATGAACTGAGCATAAGGTACACGTTGACTGTTTGGAAATCTGAAGTATAAAGCGAATCCTGGCTTATTTCCACattcacgctcatatattgcttCATCACTCTGCAGAAAGTTGTATATGCAAACTCAGAAGCACTAGAACAATGTAATAACCATCAGGAAAGCTGTTGTGAAAAAGTGTACAGCGCATGAATCAAGAAGCTACCTTCCAATAGTAGGCCATCTTCAGTGTCTCATGAAGAAACCGTCCAAGCCTACCAGCTTCATATTCTGTACAACAACAGATCATTGGCTGTAGTGTCTTGCAGATGAAAACATCTATATGATTCACCGTGTTAAAAAATGGAGTCCCAAGTGAATGCATCGTCTGGACAAATGTAGCACAATACACAGCATCCTGCATGCTAAAAACGCAACGTGGATATATACAACGCTGGAGAAATTCCATGTTGATCTTCAGTGCGTCCGGACCGGAACTCAGCCATTTATCCTTTTCACGGGCTAGCCTTTGGAGAACTGATGCAACGTGTTGTTGATGCTTGTCAGATTCGTTGTTCAATTTGTCAACTAAATCTTGGATTCTCTCCTTGTCCTTCTTACGTCGTGATATTGCAATGCTAGAGTTATCTGAGTTATCTTCGAGTTGTTTGAGATTGTCATGCAACTTCTTGATTTCTGCATCATAACGATCTTTTGGGAAATGGAGATCATAGAGTGTTAAACCCCAGAAAGTAGCATACAATTCAGGTGAAAGACCATTCCAGGCTTTTGTTGGCAAAATTGTTCGGATTGTGTTAAGAAGATCTGACCACCTGTAAAAAAAAGAACACAGACAATTGCACATGAATCAAACCTAAAATACCATGGAGATGTCAATGAAGTTCCAGTATCATTTAGAACAGAAAATTTGAACCACAGTTAACCTCAATGAGGCTTAAACCGTTAGACTATAAGTTTCTGAAAGCaatcattatcaaaggtataatagCTGGTAGCTACCCTACCAGCTTCCAAGGACACAAGATCTTTGCTAATCTTTTAGTTGCAAACAAGGAGGGGATCAAATTCTCATTGTTGTTGTCAGATGATTTGACGGTGCATATTTTCTCCAAACTTTCCTTCCTTTGTAATTTACTTTTCAATTTATTTCAACATGAACCAAAAGATGAAAGTGGAATAACTAAGACGTGATAATCCCGAGGCAGATTTCAAGCTCTCAGAAACATTTGTACCTTTTTTTAAGAACAAAAAAGTGTTTTGAGGTTCCGACGAAAATCGAAAAGAAATCAGACTATGTCACATGCAAAAATGCCTGTTTGTGGTCTGCACAAAAAAGAAGAGGATGGGGACTAAACTAGCAACTATTTGTAAACCCCTTTTTGTTGCAATGAACAACGcgtatttttgcacaaaaatttGCAAGTCTGCATTGCCATATTTACATTTGATATTTTTTTCAGAATGGTTTGCAATGTGGATTTCGTTACAGTTGTAGTTGAGCCCAGGAGCCCAGGTTCAACTAGGAGTTGCTGGTGATGACCCATACCAATGAATGGTTGATCGAGAGACTCGTGGCAGATGTTCATAGAAGACTTACATGATTAACTTCTGGGATGAATCACCATGCAATGTCATATCATCACATGATACAGACTCCCCTTCTTCATTGCCATCCAGAGGCCAACAGGCTTCACCACTACTAGAGCTTTTGAAAAGCCTCATTACAGGGCGGTATATAAGAAAAGCAACCTAGAATCAAGTTAAATTACTAAGATGTTAACTCACTAAGGCGTGATTATACAACGAAAAA
The Aegilops tauschii subsp. strangulata cultivar AL8/78 chromosome 3, Aet v6.0, whole genome shotgun sequence genome window above contains:
- the LOC109741137 gene encoding glycine-rich RNA-binding protein 4, mitochondrial; this translates as MAALIKLGSLLRQSAVASSASTGSAPALFNAARFMCAGQPADGSKLFVGGLAWATDDHSLKEAFQCFGEVVEARVITDRETGRSRGFGFVSFASGEDAKSAAENMDGKELAGRNVRVNFANERPSGGGGGGFSRGGGGYGGGGGGYGGGGFGGGGGYGGGRGGGGGGYGGDRESY
- the LOC109741139 gene encoding THO complex subunit 2; the encoded protein is MPPPLQAPDYKYVTEECLREWKGQSAAAFRIPDPVPMPRFLYELCWATVLGDLSPHKCRAALDSVVFAEEAWQEDSGSVLADIVAHLGQDITISGEYRNRLVKMTKSFVESSLIAPRLLQERCEEEFLWEVEQSKSKGQDLKAKEVRVNTRLLYQQTKFNLLREESEGYAKLVTLLCQVGSDLACQNASSATISIIKSLIGHFDLDPNRVFDIVLECFELYPDNSIFYQLIPLFPKSHAAKILGFKFQYYQQLDVNIPVPSGLFRIAALLVKSGLIDLDNLYAHLLPNDDEAFEHFGSFVSRKIDEATKIGKINLAATGKDLMDDEKQEITIDLYTALEMENDIVEERAPEIEKNQKLGLLLGFLSVHDWDHAQLLFERLAQLNPVEHIEICHGLFRIIEKTISSAYSAYCQTHHKISRNIDTHMIDASSVSSPSYLVHPPKVFFQMLAVCGPYLHRDTQLFQKVCRVLKAYHASSKESAHTTGVMSPESHIEEALGSCLLPSLQLIPANPAVDMEIWGVLSLLPYEVRYRLYGEWEKDAEQNPVVLAARQTAKLDTRRLLKRLAKENLKQLGRMVAKLAHANPMTVLRTIVQQVEAYRDMINPVVDAFKYLTQLEYDILQYIVIERLAQGGRERVKDDGLNLSDWLQCLASFWGHLCKKHFSMELKCLFQYIVNQLKKGLGTELVVLEELIQQMANVQYTENMTDEQVDGMAGSETLRLQSSLFGSTRNYKVLNKSTNKLRDSLLPKDEPKLAIPLLLLIAQHRSKIIINADATYIKMVSEQFDRCHGILLQYAEFLSSAVTPSTYVQLVPPLEDLVYKYHIEPDVAFLIYRPVMRLFKSSSSGEACWPLDGNEEGESVSCDDMTLHGDSSQKLIMWSDLLNTIRTILPTKAWNGLSPELYATFWGLTLYDLHFPKDRYDAEIKKLHDNLKQLEDNSDNSSIAISRRKKDKERIQDLVDKLNNESDKHQQHVASVLQRLAREKDKWLSSGPDALKINMEFLQRCIYPRCVFSMQDAVYCATFVQTMHSLGTPFFNTVNHIDVFICKTLQPMICCCTEYEAGRLGRFLHETLKMAYYWKSDEAIYERECGNKPGFALYFRFPNSQRVPYAQFIKVHYKWSTRITKVLNQCMESKEYMEIRNALIVLTKITSIFPVIRKSGINIEKRVAKLKGDEREDLKVLATGVAAALAARKSSWLSEEEFGMGHLDLKPVPAKPIPGNQSADPSTAKDRSLRAKSTEGRHERSENAMKPDALYNKKNASTANGSDSQMQSSSAQGKVSGPARGADEPPKLLSDEGVKVLKPAAESETRAPQKRDAHNAAKVSKHDLVKEDAKPGKITSRVLNQEVSTIPADREVLSQPADGGLDTNPTSSLGGTNGNVHPAPRKVSASSQRSTVLAAHNDATANPTGEGESIELVDSTVKRQKKSVPVEEQERTGKRRKGEIEGRDDDLTEHTDKEKRMDLRSVDKFHSVDHERGNNEEQNIIRTEKLKEKFDEKYDRDHREKTDRTERRRGEDVVERPTDRSLERREHSIERMQDRGTDRVPEKGREDRNKERGKIKHAEPSIDRAHTSDERFRGQSLPPPPPLPTSFVPQSVAANRRDEDGDRRGGSTRHTQRLSPRHDEKERWHVEENVPLSQDDGKHRREEDLRDRKREDRDVSSSRVDDMDRDKGNTMKEDSDPNSASKRRKIKRDQSALEAGEYAPSAPQPPSLGAGNSQFEIRERERKGVISQHRPSHADDLPRMHAKDSISKTSRRETDQTHDREREEEKRPRTEARRKHRK
- the LOC109741138 gene encoding uncharacterized protein, with product MDPPHPPHDHRLHLRLDPGHHHRIHVHLRHHAAHLLPAAAPCAHHHHHHTSVPLPRPHPLPHPPAAAEGPLPGPQGEAARDAEEPAPQAERGEEVYLGQEGWAEEEEEPVFVLTEEWAEFFAKADAKRRLAKQQRKNRKK